One Buteo buteo chromosome 4, bButBut1.hap1.1, whole genome shotgun sequence DNA segment encodes these proteins:
- the LOC142030516 gene encoding carboxypeptidase A2-like, with product MKLILIFSALFGASLCLESFVGHQILRIKTRNEEEVKKLQLLDSLEHLELDFWINPSTPALPVDVRIPANGVQAVKAFLESHGIEYSILIEDLQVVLDKEKQDMACSQQRDRSSNSFNYGTYNTLDSIYAELDHLASEFSNIVSKLKIGESYEKRPLYVLKFSTGGRNRPAIWIDAGIHSREWVTQASAVWIAKKIASDYGKDPSITSLLNKMDIFLLAVSNPDGYVFTHTTNRMWRKTRSKNQGSQCVGVDPNRNWDAGFGGPGASSNPCSDSYRGPRANSEVEVKSVVNFIKNHGNIRAFLTLHSYSQLLMYPYGYKCTKPADYAELDALGKAAANSIRSLYGTTFTVGSICTTIYQASGGSIDWSYDYGIKYSFAFELRDTGRYGFLLPVNQIIPTAEETWLGLKTIMEHVRDNSY from the exons ATGAAGCTCATTTTGATCTTCAGTGCTCTCTTCGGGGCTTCATTGTGCCTGGAATCTTTTGTTGG GCACCAGATTCTCCGAATCAAGACAAGAAATGAGGAGGAGGTTAAAAAGTTACAACTTTTGGACTCACTGGAACACCTTGAG cttGATTTCTGGATAAATCCGTCCACCCCTGCCCTCCCTGTGGATGTGCGAATCCCCGCTAACGGCGTCCAAGCAGTCAAAGCCTTTCTGGAGTCCCATGGGATTGAGTACTCCATCCTGATCGAAGACCTGCAG GTTGTTCTagataaagaaaagcaagatatGGCCTGCAGTCAGCAAAGGGAtcgcagcagcaacagcttcaACTATGGAACTTACAACACTTTAGATTCC atttatgCCGAACTGGATCATCTCGCATCTGAGTTTAGCAACATTGTCAGTAAGCTGAAGATTGGGGAATCCTATGAAAAGCGGCCTTTGTATGTGCTCAAG TTCAGCACTGGAGGAAGGAACCGTCCTGCAATCTGGATTGATGCTGGTATCCATTCCCGAGAGTGGGTCACCCAAGCGAGTGCAGTATGGATAGCTAAAAAG ATTGCCTCTGACTATGGGAAGGATCCATCCATCACCTCTCTGCTGAACAAAATGGacattttcctgctggcagTCTCAAACCCTGATGGCTATGTATTCACTCACACCACA aaTCGCATGTGGCGGAAGACCCGCTCCAAGAATCAAGGCAGTCAGTGTGTTGGAGTTGATCCAAACAGGAACTGGGATGCAGGTTTTGGAG GTCCTGGAGCCAGCAGTAATCCCTGTTCTGACTCTTACCGTGGGCCCAGGGCCAACTCAGAGGTGGAAGTTAAATCCGTTGTCAACTTTATTAAGAATCACGGAAACATCCGGGCCTTCCTCACCCTCCACAGTTACTCTCAGCTTCTGATGTATCCCTATGGCTATAAATGCACTAAACCGGCAGACTATGCCGAGCTG gatgcCTTGGGAAAAGCTGCCGCAAATTCCATCCGGTCCCTGTACGGCACCACCTTTACAGTGGGGAGCATTTGCACCACTATCT acCAAGCCAGCGGAGGCAGCATTGACTGGAGCTACGATTACGGCATCAAATACTCTTTCGCCTTTGAGCTGCGAGACACGGGTCGCTACGGTTTCCTCCTGCCAGTCAACCAAATTATCCCAACGGCAGAGGAGACCTGGCTGGGTCTGAAAACGATCATGGAGCATGTGCGAGATAATTCATACTAA